A genomic window from Vigna radiata var. radiata cultivar VC1973A chromosome 2, Vradiata_ver6, whole genome shotgun sequence includes:
- the LOC106779905 gene encoding 5'-3' exoribonuclease 3-like, with product MNQQRSRRFRAAKDKEIHEAEEERLRKQFEMEGKQVLPKQESQVEDSNVITPGTEFMHELSKALKGYISSRINCNSLWKDIIVILSDANVPGEGEHKIMSYIRKQRTLEEYDPNTCHCLYGSDADLIMLAMATHEPHFSILREDVSFQQNPKFAAKPFKFLHIWLLREYIELDMKIENPPKTCSVIELERIIDDFIFMCFFAGNDFLPHLPSLDIHEGVIDLLMTVYKEEFSTLGGHLVDMSRVGEKNAAFMKLSRVENFILKVGAYEEKIFKKRSEIRERKLKRLIRDNEDARREEKNGKCFFDLDDENTSDCTLVIKKAPDSKLSAVVNNVSATHAEIEQNTKDLKNELKKSIRQKSDLLLSEDFLVDKIKFGAPGYKERYYKAKFSVETPTEIEAKRKEIVQKYTEGLVWVLQYYFSAVASWTWFYPFHYGPFASDLKGMSQVRVKFEKGVPFLPLDQLLSVLPPGSAHALPKAYAQLMLDEKSRILDFYPQDFEVDTEGKRFTWQGICKLPWIDDTRLVAETKELKNELSENEAIRNSLKADILFVRSSSKLAEKFGSLSVDPNCKLDTRISDGIGGTISLCHEEASLDLCDNKEDRVICVYYELPAGSNHIPHLLSNVSLPEKKIFEGDIMETELWHERQRYFSRFERVQTQDNWRSENKSNSSRVFSYSNRQRERSFSSNGSSQHARSFSSNANSQHGRSFSSNAPSFIHKGAGVGWGSGRGRKVDTVKNERILSHEQRNDHVTTTSDTTSQHFVNGFRQFRISESGPYQKSTSSFQTRPYDNNSGRMNQSKNAHNHEASQSERPFGRGQGRGASSSISLRPQWSGAESQQREDRNRW from the exons ATGAACCAGCAACGTTCAAGACGATTCCGAGCTGCTAAGGACAAAGAAATTCAT GAAGCTGAGGAAGAGAGGCTAAGGAAACAATTTGAAATGGAAGGGAAACAAGTTCTTCCTAAACAAGAATCTCAAGTGGAAGATTCCAATGTTATAACACCAGGCACTGAGTTCATGCATGAACTCTCAAAGGCACTTAAGGGCTATATCTCTTCAAGGATAAATTGCAACTCATTATGGAAGGATATTATA GTAATTCTCTCTGATGCGAATGTTCCCGGGGAAGGGGAACATAAGATTATGTCATACATACGCAAACAGCGTACTCTGGAGGAGTATGATCCAAATACCTGTCACTGTTTATATGGCTCG GATGCTGATCTGATAATGCTTGCAATGGCGACTCACGAGCCccatttttcaatattaagaGAG GATGTCTCTTTTCAGCAGAACCCAAAGTTTGCTGCCAAGCCTTTCAAG TTTTTGCATATTTGGCTACTGAGGGAGTATATTGAGTTAGACATGAAGATAGAAAATCCTCCAAAGACTTGTAGCGTTATTGAGCTTGAGAGGATAATTGATGATTTCATCTTCATGTGCTTTTTTGCTGGAAATGATTTTCTGCCCCACCTGCCATCTTTGGATATTCATGAG GGGGTCATTGATTTGCTAATGACTGTTTACAAGGAAGAATTCAGTACTCTTGGAGGACATCTAGTGGACATGAGCAGG GTTGGGGAAAAAAATGCTGCTTTTATGAAGTTATCTAGAGTTGAAAACTTTATACTTAAGGTTGGTGCATATGAAGAGAAAATCTTTAAGAAAAGATCTGAAATACGAGAACGTAAATTGAAAAGGCTTATTCGAGATAATGAGGATGCC AGGAGGGaagaaaagaatggaaaatgtttctttgatCTTGACGATGAAAATACTTCTGATTGCACTCTTGTGATCAAGAAGGCACCAGATTCAAAGTTGTCTGCTGTGGTGAATAATGTTTCTGCTACACATGCTGAA ATCGAGCAAAACACAAaggatttaaaaaatgaattgaagAAAAGTATTAGACAAAAAAGTGACTTACTTTTGAGTGAAGATTTCCTAGTTGACAAG ATAAAATTTGGAGCACCTGGTTACAAAGAAAGATATTATAAAGCGAAGTTTTCTGTGGAAACTCCTACTGAAATTGAGGCAAAAAGGAAGGAAATA GTCCAGAAGTACACTGAAGGATTGGTATGGGTTCTTCAATACTATTTTTCAGCAGTTGCTTCGTGGACATG GTTTTATCCGTTCCACTACGGTCCATTTGCTTCAGATTTAAAGGGCATGAGTCAAGTGAgagtgaaatttgaaaaaggtgTCCCATTCTTACCACTTGATCAACTTTTAAGTGTTCTCCCTCCAGGAAG TGCTCATGCTCTTCCAAAAGCCTATGCACAACTGATGCTAGATGAGAAATCTAGAATCCTTGACTTTTATCCTCAGG attttgaagtTGATACTGAAGGAAAGCGCTTCACCTGGCAG GGAATTTGCAAACTTCCATGGATAGATGATACCCGGCTTGTGGCTGAAACCAAAGAACTCAAAAATGAATTATCG GAAAATGAGGCCATAAGAAATTCACTCAAGGCTGATATCTTGTTTGTTAGAAGCTCTAGCAAATTAGCAGAGAAATTTGGCTCTCTATCTGTTGACCCAAATTGCAAGTTAGACACAAGAATAAG TGATGGCATTGGGGGTACCATAAGTCTTTGCCACGAAGAAGCTTCCTTGGACCTTTGTGACAACAAAGAAGATCGTGTCAT ATGTGTCTATTACGAGCTTCCTGCTGGTAGTAATCATATTCCTCATTTACTATCGAATGTGAGCCTTCCAGAGAAG aaaatctTTGAAGGTGATATCATGGAAACTGAACTCTGGCATGAACGTCAGAGATATTTTAGTCGTTTTGAGAG GGTGCAAACTCAAGACAACTGGAGGAGTGAAAACAAGAGCAATAGTTCAAGGGTTTTCTCATATTCAAATAGACAACGTGAAAGAAGCTTTTCATCAAATGGAAGTAGCCAACATGCAAGAAGCTTTTCATCAAATGCAAATAGCCAACATGGAAGAAGCTTTTCATCAAATGCACCTTCCTTTATACACAAAGGTGCTGGTGTTGGATGGGGTTCGGGTAGAGGAAGAAAAGTTGATacagtgaaaaatgaaagaattctTAGTCATGAACAACGTAATGATCATGTAACAACTACTAGTGACACCACATCGCAGCACTTTGTGAACGGCTTTAGACAATTCAGAATATCAGAGTCTGGTCCCTATCAAAAGTCCACAAGCAGTTTTCAGACACGACCATATGATAACAATAGTGGTCGCATGAATCAGTCAAAGAATGCTCATAATCATGAAGCATCACAATCTGAGAGACCTTTTGGTCGTGGACAAGGTAGGGGTGCATCTAGTAGCATTTCATTGCGGCCTCAATGGAGTGGTGCAGAATCTCAGCAACGAGAAGATCGTAATCGTTGGTAA